Proteins encoded in a region of the Streptomyces sp. NBC_00513 genome:
- a CDS encoding ABC transporter substrate-binding protein translates to MSRSRTVLRSLIPLALLAPLAACGGSPGGKGAGSDTASGKTPGFPYTVTNCGVSTTYQAPPRRAVTMNQHATEIMLALGLEQKIVGTAYLDDAILPAYRPAYDRIKVLAKEYPSKEVLLNANPDFVYGGYSSAFDKAQGRDRGGLAASGINSRLNVEYCGTGPVGLEQLKTEITEVARTFGVPERGAALIEDQQRRIAAVTARVKDKSKPAVFAYDSGEASASTSGGTGIGNEIVSLAGGTNVFADLDDTFGDVSWEKVIERKPDVILIYDYAGTTVEAKKQRLLNDPALAQVPAIKNKRFVVLPLSTAVLGVRVADATESLGRQLHPDAA, encoded by the coding sequence ATGTCGCGCTCGCGCACAGTTCTGCGCTCACTCATACCCCTCGCGCTGCTGGCGCCCCTGGCCGCCTGCGGGGGTTCGCCGGGCGGGAAGGGCGCGGGGTCGGACACGGCCTCCGGGAAGACGCCCGGGTTCCCGTACACCGTCACCAACTGTGGTGTCAGCACCACCTACCAGGCCCCGCCCCGTCGCGCGGTCACCATGAACCAGCACGCCACCGAGATCATGCTGGCGTTGGGGCTGGAGCAGAAGATCGTCGGCACCGCCTACCTGGACGACGCGATCCTGCCCGCCTACCGACCCGCCTACGACCGGATCAAGGTGCTGGCCAAGGAGTACCCCTCCAAGGAGGTGCTCCTCAACGCCAACCCCGACTTCGTGTACGGCGGCTACTCCAGCGCCTTCGACAAGGCGCAGGGACGTGATCGCGGGGGACTGGCCGCGTCGGGCATCAACTCTCGCCTCAACGTGGAGTACTGCGGTACCGGTCCGGTGGGACTGGAGCAGCTCAAGACCGAGATCACCGAAGTGGCACGCACCTTCGGCGTGCCGGAGCGCGGTGCGGCGCTGATCGAGGATCAGCAGCGGCGCATCGCCGCCGTCACCGCACGGGTCAAGGACAAGTCCAAGCCGGCCGTCTTCGCCTACGACTCGGGCGAGGCCTCCGCCTCGACCTCGGGGGGCACCGGCATCGGCAACGAGATCGTCTCCCTGGCCGGCGGGACGAACGTGTTCGCCGACCTCGACGACACCTTCGGCGACGTGTCCTGGGAGAAGGTCATCGAACGCAAGCCCGATGTCATCCTGATCTACGACTACGCGGGCACCACGGTCGAGGCCAAGAAGCAGCGCCTGCTGAACGACCCGGCTCTCGCACAGGTTCCCGCGATCAAGAACAAGCGGTTCGTGGTCCTCCCGCTGTCCACGGCCGTCCTCGGCGTGCGCGTCGCCGACGCCACCGAGTCCCTGGGGCGCCAACTGCACCCCGACGCCGCGTGA
- a CDS encoding iron ABC transporter permease: MSPRRTPVVLVLLAASLVASAVAGLALGAVRMAPGQVIDVLLAGPGAGAGAGGGAAGAIVWDVRMPRLLLGAVVGAGLAVAGTVLQALVRNQLADPFLLGASSGASAGAVLVIVLGAGVLDFAGGAAVPVAAFAGSMGALVAVYAMARRGGTMTTGRLILAGVAVQYVLSALTSLVLVLAAHPDQIRTVLFWTLGGLGGARWDELALPSVALLLGTGLLIALARPLDLLLAGEEGAHTLGLDTARFRAAVFVLASLVIGVLVAYSGAIGFVGLMVPHAARMVVGAGHRALLPVAALGGAVFLTLADLVARTAAAPEEIPVGVVTALVGGPFFLWMLRRSTRTEGVAG; this comes from the coding sequence GTGAGCCCGCGCCGCACCCCGGTCGTCCTCGTCCTGCTCGCCGCCTCCCTGGTCGCCTCCGCCGTCGCGGGCCTCGCGCTGGGCGCGGTACGGATGGCCCCGGGCCAGGTGATCGACGTCCTCCTCGCAGGACCCGGAGCCGGAGCGGGAGCCGGCGGTGGAGCCGCCGGTGCCATCGTGTGGGACGTACGGATGCCCCGCCTCCTCCTCGGCGCCGTCGTCGGCGCCGGACTCGCCGTGGCCGGAACCGTGTTGCAGGCCCTCGTACGCAACCAACTCGCCGACCCCTTCCTGCTCGGCGCCTCCTCCGGCGCGTCGGCGGGAGCCGTACTGGTCATCGTCCTCGGCGCCGGAGTCCTCGACTTCGCGGGCGGGGCGGCGGTACCCGTCGCCGCGTTCGCGGGATCCATGGGCGCGCTCGTCGCCGTCTACGCGATGGCCCGGCGCGGCGGCACCATGACCACCGGCCGGCTGATCCTGGCCGGGGTCGCCGTCCAGTACGTCCTGTCCGCCCTCACCAGCCTGGTCCTGGTCCTGGCCGCGCACCCGGACCAGATCCGTACCGTCCTCTTCTGGACCCTCGGCGGTCTCGGCGGGGCCCGCTGGGACGAACTGGCCCTGCCCTCGGTCGCGCTGCTCCTCGGTACCGGCCTGCTGATCGCCCTCGCCCGCCCCCTGGACCTGCTGCTCGCGGGGGAGGAGGGCGCGCACACCCTGGGCCTCGACACCGCGCGGTTCCGGGCGGCGGTCTTCGTCCTCGCCTCGCTCGTCATCGGTGTACTGGTCGCCTACAGCGGAGCCATAGGCTTCGTCGGCCTGATGGTTCCGCACGCCGCCCGCATGGTGGTGGGCGCCGGACACCGGGCGCTGCTGCCGGTGGCCGCGCTGGGCGGGGCCGTGTTCCTGACCCTGGCGGACCTGGTCGCGCGGACCGCGGCGGCGCCCGAGGAGATACCGGTCGGCGTGGTCACCGCGCTGGTCGGCGGGCCGTTCTTCCTGTGGATGCTCCGCAGGTCCACCCGGACCGAGGGGGTGGCCGGATGA
- a CDS encoding ABC transporter ATP-binding protein, whose product MNPSTGHPVELAVEDVGYEIDGRTLLHGVDLTARPGETVGVVGPNGSGKTTLLRCVYGALRPTSGRVLLDGADAGSMGVKDRARRVAVVPQDASGTFGLTVREVVAMGRSPHKRFWEQDGPDDARRVAEALETVGAAGFADRRFDELSGGERQRALVARALVQDPGLLALDEPTNHLDIRYQLEILTLVRALPATGLLVLHDLNLAASFCDRLYVLEAGRVVASGTPGEVLTEELLSQVYGVRTRVGPHPTTGGPSIQYLPPEPPRLSPGSRTGG is encoded by the coding sequence ATGAACCCGTCGACAGGACACCCGGTGGAACTCGCCGTCGAGGACGTGGGCTACGAGATCGACGGCCGGACCCTGCTGCACGGAGTCGACCTCACCGCCCGACCCGGCGAGACCGTCGGCGTGGTCGGCCCCAACGGCAGCGGCAAGACCACACTGCTGCGCTGCGTCTACGGCGCCCTGCGGCCCACCTCCGGCCGGGTGCTGCTGGACGGCGCCGACGCGGGGTCCATGGGCGTCAAGGACCGGGCCCGACGGGTGGCGGTGGTGCCACAGGACGCCTCCGGAACGTTCGGGTTGACGGTCCGCGAGGTCGTCGCCATGGGCCGCAGCCCCCACAAGCGGTTCTGGGAGCAGGACGGCCCCGACGACGCCCGACGCGTCGCCGAGGCCCTGGAGACCGTCGGGGCGGCCGGTTTCGCCGACCGCCGGTTCGACGAACTCTCCGGCGGCGAACGCCAACGCGCCCTGGTGGCCCGCGCGCTCGTCCAGGATCCCGGCCTGCTGGCCCTCGACGAGCCGACCAATCACCTCGACATCCGCTACCAGCTGGAGATCCTGACCCTGGTCCGCGCACTGCCGGCGACCGGCCTGCTGGTCCTGCACGACCTCAACCTGGCCGCGTCCTTCTGCGACCGGCTGTACGTGCTGGAAGCCGGCCGGGTGGTCGCCTCGGGAACCCCGGGCGAGGTGCTCACCGAGGAACTGCTGTCGCAGGTGTACGGGGTACGGACCCGGGTCGGCCCGCACCCGACGACAGGCGGCCCGAGCATCCAGTACCTGCCGCCCGAGCCTCCCCGGCTCAGCCCTGGAAGCCGTACGGGCGGGTGA
- a CDS encoding VOC family protein has product MSVELNHTIVHSRDNRRSAEYLADILGLEVGTEWGPFIPVETGNGVTLDFATAAPGESIAPQHYAFLVSQDVFDAAYAKIKAAGTEHYADPHRKHPGEINHNDGGNGVYFPDPSGHWLELITRPYGFQG; this is encoded by the coding sequence ATGTCAGTAGAGCTGAACCACACGATCGTCCACAGTCGTGACAACCGGCGGTCCGCCGAGTACCTCGCCGACATCCTGGGTCTGGAGGTCGGGACCGAATGGGGTCCCTTCATCCCCGTCGAGACCGGAAACGGCGTCACCCTGGACTTCGCGACCGCCGCCCCCGGCGAGTCCATCGCTCCCCAGCACTACGCGTTCCTCGTCTCTCAGGACGTGTTCGACGCGGCCTACGCGAAGATCAAGGCGGCGGGAACCGAGCACTACGCCGATCCGCATCGCAAGCACCCGGGCGAGATCAACCACAACGACGGGGGCAACGGCGTCTACTTCCCCGACCCGTCCGGCCACTGGTTGGAACTGATCACCCGCCCGTACGGCTTCCAGGGCTGA
- a CDS encoding N,N-dimethylformamidase beta subunit family domain-containing protein, with amino-acid sequence MDQEQRAGGIGSAGRRRFIAIAATGAVTAVGIGAAAGCAGDGDAQEAGAGEDPKSGGSPSGSPNASESSPGAGSRVFDVKAENARPGNADWHVAKAGSARAIEGFADRVSVLPGESFGLHVSTAAPRFTVSAYRMGWYGGARARLVWRSQALPGVRQPEHTVDAGTRMVRTRWARTTTVDTGGWPEGCYLLRLDAQGAEGQRFVPLTVRSASTKGRTVIVNAVATWQAYNRWGGYGSYDGPSGGYASRSLAVTFDRPYEYDDGAGLFLVYEAPLIALAERLGIPLAYTTTTDLAREKRLLEGAAAVLSPGHDEYWSPEQRAHVTAARDAGTNIAILGANCCYRRIRLEPSDLGPDRTVVCYKSSYAQDPGFKRGHPATVDFRSAPAADPESSLLGVIYDGYPVDAPYVVTRPGHWLFEGTGVKAGDGFAHLVGVEYDKVNTGFPTPRPIEIIAHSPVVCEGRPSHQDTAYHTVASGAGVFATGTMRWVEALDAKGDGRGGGNHGLDARAGALTTRVTENLLRVFAAGPAGRTHPARDNVDSVYGRS; translated from the coding sequence ATGGATCAGGAACAGAGGGCCGGGGGGATCGGTTCCGCGGGCCGGCGGCGGTTCATCGCCATCGCGGCGACGGGAGCGGTCACCGCTGTCGGGATCGGTGCCGCCGCCGGTTGCGCGGGCGACGGCGACGCGCAGGAGGCCGGTGCGGGCGAGGATCCGAAGTCGGGAGGCTCCCCGTCGGGATCGCCGAACGCGTCGGAGTCCTCTCCCGGGGCCGGGTCCCGGGTGTTCGACGTCAAGGCCGAGAACGCCCGACCCGGAAACGCCGACTGGCACGTGGCCAAGGCCGGATCCGCTCGCGCCATCGAGGGTTTCGCCGACCGGGTCAGTGTCCTTCCCGGTGAGTCGTTCGGGCTGCACGTGTCCACCGCGGCGCCCCGGTTCACGGTCTCCGCGTACCGCATGGGGTGGTACGGCGGCGCGCGGGCCCGGCTGGTGTGGCGATCGCAGGCGCTGCCCGGGGTCCGGCAACCCGAGCACACCGTGGACGCGGGAACCAGGATGGTCCGCACCCGGTGGGCGCGTACCACCACGGTCGACACCGGTGGCTGGCCGGAGGGTTGCTACCTGCTCCGGCTCGACGCGCAGGGCGCCGAGGGGCAGCGTTTCGTCCCGCTCACCGTCCGCTCGGCGTCCACGAAGGGACGGACCGTCATCGTGAACGCGGTGGCGACCTGGCAGGCGTACAACAGGTGGGGCGGCTACGGCAGCTACGACGGACCCAGCGGCGGATACGCCTCGCGTTCACTCGCCGTGACCTTCGACCGGCCGTACGAGTACGACGACGGGGCGGGCCTGTTCCTGGTCTACGAGGCACCGCTGATCGCCCTTGCCGAGCGGCTCGGCATACCACTGGCGTACACGACGACCACCGACCTGGCACGGGAGAAGCGACTGCTGGAGGGGGCGGCGGCCGTGCTCTCGCCGGGACACGACGAGTACTGGTCCCCGGAGCAGCGGGCCCACGTCACCGCGGCCAGGGACGCCGGCACCAACATCGCGATACTCGGCGCGAACTGCTGTTACCGCCGGATCCGACTGGAGCCGTCGGACCTGGGGCCGGACCGCACGGTGGTCTGTTACAAGTCGTCCTACGCCCAGGACCCGGGGTTCAAAAGGGGTCACCCCGCGACGGTCGACTTCCGCTCGGCTCCCGCGGCCGACCCGGAGAGCTCCCTGCTCGGTGTCATCTACGACGGCTACCCGGTGGACGCCCCCTATGTGGTGACGCGGCCCGGGCACTGGCTGTTCGAGGGCACGGGGGTGAAGGCCGGTGACGGGTTCGCGCACCTGGTCGGCGTCGAGTACGACAAGGTGAACACCGGATTCCCGACACCCCGCCCGATCGAGATCATCGCCCACTCCCCCGTGGTCTGCGAGGGCAGGCCCAGCCATCAGGACACGGCGTATCACACCGTGGCGAGCGGCGCCGGGGTGTTCGCCACGGGGACGATGCGCTGGGTCGAGGCGCTCGACGCGAAGGGCGACGGACGCGGCGGCGGCAACCACGGTCTGGACGCGCGTGCCGGGGCGCTGACCACACGGGTGACGGAGAACCTGCTGCGGGTCTTCGCGGCGGGGCCGGCGGGGCGGACGCATCCCGCGCGGGACAACGTCGATTCGGTGTACGGACGATCCTGA
- a CDS encoding aldo/keto reductase: MRHVSLGSSGLRVSAVGLGCNNFGGRLDARATRAVVDAALDAGITLLDTADIYGGRGGSESHLGQALKGRRDQVVLATKFGYDGVDMGYGPAAGSRGGRAYIRRAVEESLRRLETDHIDLYQLHSPDPDVPIAETLAALTELVTEGKVRYIGHSNLSGWQLTEAAHVAREIGAAPFVSAQNEWSLLQRSAERELVPAALHHGVGVLPYFPLANGLLTGKIRRGAPVPPGSRLEGRDGYLTDERLDTVEALAGLAEKYDRTVLELAIGWLSAQPGCASVIAGATSAEQVRANAAVADRPLEAALLAEIDAIDGIGDPGAGAR, translated from the coding sequence ATGCGTCACGTCTCCCTGGGCAGTTCAGGTCTGCGGGTCTCCGCGGTCGGCCTCGGCTGCAACAACTTCGGCGGCCGCCTCGACGCCCGCGCCACCCGCGCCGTCGTCGACGCCGCCCTCGACGCGGGCATCACCCTCCTCGACACCGCGGACATCTACGGAGGCCGGGGCGGCTCCGAGAGCCACCTCGGCCAAGCCCTCAAGGGCCGCCGCGACCAGGTCGTCCTCGCCACCAAGTTCGGCTACGACGGCGTCGACATGGGCTACGGGCCCGCGGCCGGGTCCCGCGGCGGGCGCGCCTACATCCGCCGCGCCGTCGAGGAGTCCCTGCGCCGGCTGGAGACCGACCACATCGACCTGTACCAGTTGCACAGTCCCGACCCGGACGTCCCCATCGCCGAAACCCTCGCCGCGCTCACCGAACTCGTCACCGAGGGCAAGGTCCGCTACATCGGACACTCCAACCTCAGCGGTTGGCAGCTCACCGAAGCCGCCCACGTCGCCCGGGAGATCGGCGCCGCGCCCTTCGTGTCGGCGCAGAACGAATGGTCGCTGCTCCAGCGTTCCGCCGAACGGGAACTCGTCCCGGCCGCGCTGCACCACGGCGTCGGCGTGCTCCCGTACTTCCCCCTGGCCAACGGCCTGCTCACCGGCAAGATCCGACGCGGCGCACCCGTCCCGCCCGGTTCGCGTCTCGAAGGCCGTGACGGCTACCTCACCGACGAGCGCCTGGACACGGTCGAGGCACTGGCCGGCCTCGCCGAGAAGTACGACCGCACGGTCCTGGAACTCGCCATCGGCTGGCTCTCCGCGCAGCCGGGCTGCGCCTCCGTCATCGCGGGCGCCACCTCCGCCGAACAGGTGCGGGCCAACGCGGCCGTCGCCGACCGGCCGCTGGAGGCCGCGCTGCTCGCCGAGATCGACGCCATCGACGGCATCGGCGACCCCGGCGCGGGGGCGCGGTGA
- a CDS encoding D-2-hydroxyacid dehydrogenase family protein: MTTTALRCAVLDDHQNVATTSADWSTIADRVEVVIYRDHLDDEDRLAARLAAFDIVVTLRERVPFPASLLDRLPRLALLVASGMRNSVIDHAAAARGGVTVCGTGSSSTPPVELTWALLLALARGIVPESTALRTGGPWQQTLGADLHGRRLGLLGLGKIGGRVAGIGLAFGMEVTAWSRNLTRERADEVGVTLAASREELLAESDFVSVHLALGDRTRGLIGAPELALMRPSAYLVNTSRAAIVDQDALIEALREGRIAGAGLDVFDIEPLPRDHPVRTTPNLLATPHLGYVTRDNYATYYGQAVEDIRAYLDGAPVRVLG; the protein is encoded by the coding sequence GTGACCACGACCGCGCTCCGCTGCGCCGTTCTCGACGACCACCAGAACGTGGCGACCACCTCCGCCGACTGGTCCACGATCGCGGACCGGGTGGAGGTGGTCATCTACCGGGACCACCTGGACGACGAGGACCGGCTCGCGGCGCGCCTGGCCGCCTTCGACATCGTCGTCACCCTGCGCGAACGGGTCCCCTTCCCGGCCTCGTTGCTCGACCGACTGCCCCGCCTCGCCCTGCTCGTCGCGAGCGGCATGCGCAACTCCGTCATCGACCACGCCGCCGCCGCGCGGGGCGGCGTGACCGTGTGCGGCACGGGCAGTTCCTCCACCCCGCCCGTCGAACTCACCTGGGCCCTGCTCCTGGCCCTGGCGCGCGGCATCGTCCCCGAGAGCACCGCCCTGCGCACCGGAGGGCCCTGGCAGCAGACCCTCGGCGCCGACCTGCACGGACGCCGGCTCGGCCTGCTCGGCCTCGGGAAGATCGGCGGTCGGGTGGCCGGGATCGGCCTCGCCTTCGGCATGGAGGTCACGGCCTGGAGCCGGAACCTCACGAGGGAACGCGCCGACGAGGTGGGGGTGACCCTGGCCGCGTCCCGGGAGGAACTCCTCGCGGAGAGCGACTTCGTGTCCGTCCACCTCGCGCTGGGCGACCGCACCCGCGGCCTGATCGGGGCGCCGGAACTGGCGCTGATGCGCCCGTCCGCGTACCTCGTCAACACCTCGCGGGCAGCCATCGTCGACCAGGACGCGCTGATCGAGGCCCTGCGCGAGGGGCGGATCGCGGGCGCCGGTCTCGACGTCTTCGACATCGAGCCGCTGCCGCGGGACCATCCCGTGCGCACGACGCCGAACCTGTTGGCCACGCCCCACCTGGGCTACGTCACGCGGGACAACTACGCGACGTACTACGGACAGGCCGTCGAGGACATCCGCGCGTACCTCGACGGCGCGCCCGTCCGGGTGCTCGGTTAG